From Lagopus muta isolate bLagMut1 chromosome 15, bLagMut1 primary, whole genome shotgun sequence, the proteins below share one genomic window:
- the LOC125700907 gene encoding cytochrome P450 3A12-like isoform X2 produces MGFLPDLSPITWLLLIAFLSLLVLYGIWPYQTFKKLGIPGPQPVPFLGTFLGYRQGILNFDQMCFEKYGKIWGIFDGRQPIMAILDPALIKTILVKECYSTFTNRRVFGLSGRLESAVSMAVDDQWKRIRTVLSPTFTSGKLKEMFPIIESYGEKLVKNIEKKVANEELLDMKNIFGAYSMDVVASTSFSVDVDSMSKPNDPFVTNIRKFLKFSFLNPLFMFIVLFPFMIPVLEKMNVTLLSNEVMDFFDVFFMKMKKEREKGYHMDRVDFLQLMIDSQSSQDGSKSAGEKGLYKSLSDEEILAQALTFVFAGYETTSSTLSYISYHLAMHPDVQKRLQDEIDANFPNKAAPTYDAVMQMDYLDMVVNESLRLYPAGGRIDRICKKTVEFNGVTIPEGMVVMIPIYVLHHDPAYWPKPEEFRPERFSKENRENIDPYTYLPFGAGPRNCIGMRFALLVVKVAVVALLQNFSFRPCKDTPIPLVLDTKGFMQPKKPIVLKMVPRAHGDLQN; encoded by the exons ATGGGGTTCCTTCCAGACCTTTCCCCCATCACTTGGTTGCTCCTCATCGCTTTCCTGAGCCTCCTGGTGCT CTATGGGATATGGCCCTACCAGACCTTCAAGAAGCTGGGCATTCCTGGCCCACAGCCTGTGCCGTTTTTGGGAACATTCCTGGGGTATCGACAG GGGATCCTGAATTTTGATCAGatgtgctttgaaaaatatgGTAAAATCTGGGG GATTTTTGATGGCAGGCAGCCCATAATGGCTATTCTGGACCCCGCGCTCATCAAAACCATCTTGGTGAAGGAGTGCTATAGCACTTTTACCAATCGCAGG GTCTTTGGTCTGAGTGGGAGACTGGAGTCAGCTGTTAGCATGGCTGTGGATGACCAGTGGAAAAGGATTCGCACTGTGTTGTCCCCAACATTTACCAGCGGGAAGCTGAAAGAG ATGTTCCCTATCATTGAGAGCTATGGTGAAAAATTAGTGAAAAACATTGAGAAGAAAGTGGCTAACGAAGAGCTCTTGGACATGAAGAA CATTTTTGGAGCCTACAGCATGGATGTGGTGGCCAGCACTTCTTTCAGTGTGGATGTTGACTCCATGAGCAAACCCAATGACCCCTTTGTCACCAACATTAGGAAATTTCTCAAATTCAGTTTCCTAAACCCATTATTCATGTTCATAG TGTTGTTCCCCTTCATGATCCCAGTGCTGGAAAAGATGAATGTGACGCTGTTATCTAATGAAGTCATGGACTTCTTTGATGTCTTcttcatgaaaatgaagaaggaaCGGGAAAAAGGGTACCACATG GACCGAGTGGACTTCCTGCAGCTGATGATTGACTCACAGAGCTCACAGGATGGCTCCAAGTCTGCTGGGGAGAAGGGCTTGTACAAAT CATTAAGTGATGAGGAGATTCTGGCCCAGGCTCTTACCTTTGTCTTTGCTGGTTATGAAACCACCAGCTCCACCCTCAGCTACATCTCCTATCACCTGGCCATGCACCCTGATGTGCAGAAGCGACTCCAGGATGAGATCGATGCAAACTTTCCCAACAAG GCTGCTCCTACATACGATGCAGTTATGCAGATGGACTACCTGGACATGGTGGTGAATGAATCCCTGCGGCTGTACCCTGCTGGGGGGCGGATTGATCGGATCTGCAAGAAGACAGTGGAGTTCAATGGGGTGACCATCCCAGAGGGCATGGTGGTCATGATCCCAATCTATGTGCTTCACCATGACCCGGCATACTGGCCCAAGCCAGAGGAATTCAGGCCTGAGAG GTTTagtaaagaaaacagagagaacaTTGACCCCTACACCTACCTGCCATTTGGGGCCGGCCCCAGGAACTGCATCGGAATGAGATTTGCTCTCCTCGTTGTTAAAGTGGCTGTGGTTGCCCTTCTGCAGAACTTCTCTTTCAGACCCTGCAAAGACACTCCG atCCCCCTGGTTCTGGACACAAAAGGTTTCATGCAGCCAAAGAAGCCTATTGTCTTGAAGATGGTCCCCAGAGCCCATGGCGATCTGCAGAACTGA
- the LOC125700907 gene encoding cytochrome P450 3A21-like isoform X3, which produces MGFLPDLSPITWLLLIAFLSLLVLYGIWPYQTFKKLGIPGPQPVPFLGTFLGYRQGILNFDQMCFEKYGKIWGIFDGRQPIMAILDPALIKTILVKECYSTFTNRRVFGLSGRLESAVSMAVDDQWKRIRTVLSPTFTSGKLKEMFPIIESYGEKLVKNIEKKVANEELLDMKNIFGAYSMDVVASTSFSVDVDSMSKPNDPFVTNIRKFLKFSFLNPLFMFIVLFPFMIPVLEKMNVTLLSNEVMDFFDVFFMKMKKEREKGYHMDRVDFLQLMIDSQSSQDGSKSAGEKGLYKSLSDEEILAQALTFVFAGYETTSSTLSYISYHLAMHPDVQKRLQDEIDANFPNKAAPTYDAVMQMDYLDMVVNESLRLYPAGGRIDRICKKTVEFNGVTIPEGMVVMIPIYVLHHDPAYWPKPEEFRPERFSKENRENIDPYTYLPFGAGPRNCIGMRFALLVVKVAVVALLQNFSFRPCKDTPRAYCSSYSHYSLAALRGDTFWH; this is translated from the exons ATGGGGTTCCTTCCAGACCTTTCCCCCATCACTTGGTTGCTCCTCATCGCTTTCCTGAGCCTCCTGGTGCT CTATGGGATATGGCCCTACCAGACCTTCAAGAAGCTGGGCATTCCTGGCCCACAGCCTGTGCCGTTTTTGGGAACATTCCTGGGGTATCGACAG GGGATCCTGAATTTTGATCAGatgtgctttgaaaaatatgGTAAAATCTGGGG GATTTTTGATGGCAGGCAGCCCATAATGGCTATTCTGGACCCCGCGCTCATCAAAACCATCTTGGTGAAGGAGTGCTATAGCACTTTTACCAATCGCAGG GTCTTTGGTCTGAGTGGGAGACTGGAGTCAGCTGTTAGCATGGCTGTGGATGACCAGTGGAAAAGGATTCGCACTGTGTTGTCCCCAACATTTACCAGCGGGAAGCTGAAAGAG ATGTTCCCTATCATTGAGAGCTATGGTGAAAAATTAGTGAAAAACATTGAGAAGAAAGTGGCTAACGAAGAGCTCTTGGACATGAAGAA CATTTTTGGAGCCTACAGCATGGATGTGGTGGCCAGCACTTCTTTCAGTGTGGATGTTGACTCCATGAGCAAACCCAATGACCCCTTTGTCACCAACATTAGGAAATTTCTCAAATTCAGTTTCCTAAACCCATTATTCATGTTCATAG TGTTGTTCCCCTTCATGATCCCAGTGCTGGAAAAGATGAATGTGACGCTGTTATCTAATGAAGTCATGGACTTCTTTGATGTCTTcttcatgaaaatgaagaaggaaCGGGAAAAAGGGTACCACATG GACCGAGTGGACTTCCTGCAGCTGATGATTGACTCACAGAGCTCACAGGATGGCTCCAAGTCTGCTGGGGAGAAGGGCTTGTACAAAT CATTAAGTGATGAGGAGATTCTGGCCCAGGCTCTTACCTTTGTCTTTGCTGGTTATGAAACCACCAGCTCCACCCTCAGCTACATCTCCTATCACCTGGCCATGCACCCTGATGTGCAGAAGCGACTCCAGGATGAGATCGATGCAAACTTTCCCAACAAG GCTGCTCCTACATACGATGCAGTTATGCAGATGGACTACCTGGACATGGTGGTGAATGAATCCCTGCGGCTGTACCCTGCTGGGGGGCGGATTGATCGGATCTGCAAGAAGACAGTGGAGTTCAATGGGGTGACCATCCCAGAGGGCATGGTGGTCATGATCCCAATCTATGTGCTTCACCATGACCCGGCATACTGGCCCAAGCCAGAGGAATTCAGGCCTGAGAG GTTTagtaaagaaaacagagagaacaTTGACCCCTACACCTACCTGCCATTTGGGGCCGGCCCCAGGAACTGCATCGGAATGAGATTTGCTCTCCTCGTTGTTAAAGTGGCTGTGGTTGCCCTTCTGCAGAACTTCTCTTTCAGACCCTGCAAAGACACTCCG aGAGCTTATTGCTCCTCCTACTCCCATTACAGCCTCGCTGCCCTTCGTGGTGACACATTTTGGCATTAA
- the LOC125700907 gene encoding cytochrome P450 3A12-like isoform X5: MGFLPDLSPITWLLLIAFLSLLVLYGIWPYQTFKKLGIPGPQPVPFLGTFLGYRQVFGLSGRLESAVSMAVDDQWKRIRTVLSPTFTSGKLKEMFPIIESYGEKLVKNIEKKVANEELLDMKNIFGAYSMDVVASTSFSVDVDSMSKPNDPFVTNIRKFLKFSFLNPLFMFIVLFPFMIPVLEKMNVTLLSNEVMDFFDVFFMKMKKEREKGYHMDRVDFLQLMIDSQSSQDGSKSAGEKGLYKSLSDEEILAQALTFVFAGYETTSSTLSYISYHLAMHPDVQKRLQDEIDANFPNKAAPTYDAVMQMDYLDMVVNESLRLYPAGGRIDRICKKTVEFNGVTIPEGMVVMIPIYVLHHDPAYWPKPEEFRPERFSKENRENIDPYTYLPFGAGPRNCIGMRFALLVVKVAVVALLQNFSFRPCKDTPAMQAEGRRGEAGAGSLLPTHFWVCMGSHTVLRGTAVQNRAAQC, from the exons ATGGGGTTCCTTCCAGACCTTTCCCCCATCACTTGGTTGCTCCTCATCGCTTTCCTGAGCCTCCTGGTGCT CTATGGGATATGGCCCTACCAGACCTTCAAGAAGCTGGGCATTCCTGGCCCACAGCCTGTGCCGTTTTTGGGAACATTCCTGGGGTATCGACAG GTCTTTGGTCTGAGTGGGAGACTGGAGTCAGCTGTTAGCATGGCTGTGGATGACCAGTGGAAAAGGATTCGCACTGTGTTGTCCCCAACATTTACCAGCGGGAAGCTGAAAGAG ATGTTCCCTATCATTGAGAGCTATGGTGAAAAATTAGTGAAAAACATTGAGAAGAAAGTGGCTAACGAAGAGCTCTTGGACATGAAGAA CATTTTTGGAGCCTACAGCATGGATGTGGTGGCCAGCACTTCTTTCAGTGTGGATGTTGACTCCATGAGCAAACCCAATGACCCCTTTGTCACCAACATTAGGAAATTTCTCAAATTCAGTTTCCTAAACCCATTATTCATGTTCATAG TGTTGTTCCCCTTCATGATCCCAGTGCTGGAAAAGATGAATGTGACGCTGTTATCTAATGAAGTCATGGACTTCTTTGATGTCTTcttcatgaaaatgaagaaggaaCGGGAAAAAGGGTACCACATG GACCGAGTGGACTTCCTGCAGCTGATGATTGACTCACAGAGCTCACAGGATGGCTCCAAGTCTGCTGGGGAGAAGGGCTTGTACAAAT CATTAAGTGATGAGGAGATTCTGGCCCAGGCTCTTACCTTTGTCTTTGCTGGTTATGAAACCACCAGCTCCACCCTCAGCTACATCTCCTATCACCTGGCCATGCACCCTGATGTGCAGAAGCGACTCCAGGATGAGATCGATGCAAACTTTCCCAACAAG GCTGCTCCTACATACGATGCAGTTATGCAGATGGACTACCTGGACATGGTGGTGAATGAATCCCTGCGGCTGTACCCTGCTGGGGGGCGGATTGATCGGATCTGCAAGAAGACAGTGGAGTTCAATGGGGTGACCATCCCAGAGGGCATGGTGGTCATGATCCCAATCTATGTGCTTCACCATGACCCGGCATACTGGCCCAAGCCAGAGGAATTCAGGCCTGAGAG GTTTagtaaagaaaacagagagaacaTTGACCCCTACACCTACCTGCCATTTGGGGCCGGCCCCAGGAACTGCATCGGAATGAGATTTGCTCTCCTCGTTGTTAAAGTGGCTGTGGTTGCCCTTCTGCAGAACTTCTCTTTCAGACCCTGCAAAGACACTCCG GCTATGCAGGCTGAAGGACGCAGAGGTGAAGCAGGAGCAGGTTCCCTCCTTCCCACCCATTTTTGGGTTTGCATGGGCTCCCACACTGTGCTGAGGGGAACAGCtgtgcagaacagagctgctcAATGCTGA
- the LOC125700907 gene encoding cytochrome P450 3A21-like isoform X1, producing the protein MGFLPDLSPITWLLLIAFLSLLVLYGIWPYQTFKKLGIPGPQPVPFLGTFLGYRQGILNFDQMCFEKYGKIWGIFDGRQPIMAILDPALIKTILVKECYSTFTNRRVFGLSGRLESAVSMAVDDQWKRIRTVLSPTFTSGKLKEMFPIIESYGEKLVKNIEKKVANEELLDMKNIFGAYSMDVVASTSFSVDVDSMSKPNDPFVTNIRKFLKFSFLNPLFMFIVLFPFMIPVLEKMNVTLLSNEVMDFFDVFFMKMKKEREKGYHMDRVDFLQLMIDSQSSQDGSKSAGEKGLYKSLSDEEILAQALTFVFAGYETTSSTLSYISYHLAMHPDVQKRLQDEIDANFPNKAAPTYDAVMQMDYLDMVVNESLRLYPAGGRIDRICKKTVEFNGVTIPEGMVVMIPIYVLHHDPAYWPKPEEFRPERFSKENRENIDPYTYLPFGAGPRNCIGMRFALLVVKVAVVALLQNFSFRPCKDTPAMQAEGRRGEAGAGSLLPTHFWVCMGSHTVLRGTAVQNRAAQC; encoded by the exons ATGGGGTTCCTTCCAGACCTTTCCCCCATCACTTGGTTGCTCCTCATCGCTTTCCTGAGCCTCCTGGTGCT CTATGGGATATGGCCCTACCAGACCTTCAAGAAGCTGGGCATTCCTGGCCCACAGCCTGTGCCGTTTTTGGGAACATTCCTGGGGTATCGACAG GGGATCCTGAATTTTGATCAGatgtgctttgaaaaatatgGTAAAATCTGGGG GATTTTTGATGGCAGGCAGCCCATAATGGCTATTCTGGACCCCGCGCTCATCAAAACCATCTTGGTGAAGGAGTGCTATAGCACTTTTACCAATCGCAGG GTCTTTGGTCTGAGTGGGAGACTGGAGTCAGCTGTTAGCATGGCTGTGGATGACCAGTGGAAAAGGATTCGCACTGTGTTGTCCCCAACATTTACCAGCGGGAAGCTGAAAGAG ATGTTCCCTATCATTGAGAGCTATGGTGAAAAATTAGTGAAAAACATTGAGAAGAAAGTGGCTAACGAAGAGCTCTTGGACATGAAGAA CATTTTTGGAGCCTACAGCATGGATGTGGTGGCCAGCACTTCTTTCAGTGTGGATGTTGACTCCATGAGCAAACCCAATGACCCCTTTGTCACCAACATTAGGAAATTTCTCAAATTCAGTTTCCTAAACCCATTATTCATGTTCATAG TGTTGTTCCCCTTCATGATCCCAGTGCTGGAAAAGATGAATGTGACGCTGTTATCTAATGAAGTCATGGACTTCTTTGATGTCTTcttcatgaaaatgaagaaggaaCGGGAAAAAGGGTACCACATG GACCGAGTGGACTTCCTGCAGCTGATGATTGACTCACAGAGCTCACAGGATGGCTCCAAGTCTGCTGGGGAGAAGGGCTTGTACAAAT CATTAAGTGATGAGGAGATTCTGGCCCAGGCTCTTACCTTTGTCTTTGCTGGTTATGAAACCACCAGCTCCACCCTCAGCTACATCTCCTATCACCTGGCCATGCACCCTGATGTGCAGAAGCGACTCCAGGATGAGATCGATGCAAACTTTCCCAACAAG GCTGCTCCTACATACGATGCAGTTATGCAGATGGACTACCTGGACATGGTGGTGAATGAATCCCTGCGGCTGTACCCTGCTGGGGGGCGGATTGATCGGATCTGCAAGAAGACAGTGGAGTTCAATGGGGTGACCATCCCAGAGGGCATGGTGGTCATGATCCCAATCTATGTGCTTCACCATGACCCGGCATACTGGCCCAAGCCAGAGGAATTCAGGCCTGAGAG GTTTagtaaagaaaacagagagaacaTTGACCCCTACACCTACCTGCCATTTGGGGCCGGCCCCAGGAACTGCATCGGAATGAGATTTGCTCTCCTCGTTGTTAAAGTGGCTGTGGTTGCCCTTCTGCAGAACTTCTCTTTCAGACCCTGCAAAGACACTCCG GCTATGCAGGCTGAAGGACGCAGAGGTGAAGCAGGAGCAGGTTCCCTCCTTCCCACCCATTTTTGGGTTTGCATGGGCTCCCACACTGTGCTGAGGGGAACAGCtgtgcagaacagagctgctcAATGCTGA
- the LOC125700907 gene encoding cytochrome P450 3A12-like isoform X4 has product MGYGPTRPSRSWAFLAHSLCRFWEHSWGIDRIFDGRQPIMAILDPALIKTILVKECYSTFTNRRVFGLSGRLESAVSMAVDDQWKRIRTVLSPTFTSGKLKEMFPIIESYGEKLVKNIEKKVANEELLDMKNIFGAYSMDVVASTSFSVDVDSMSKPNDPFVTNIRKFLKFSFLNPLFMFIVLFPFMIPVLEKMNVTLLSNEVMDFFDVFFMKMKKEREKGYHMDRVDFLQLMIDSQSSQDGSKSAGEKGLYKSLSDEEILAQALTFVFAGYETTSSTLSYISYHLAMHPDVQKRLQDEIDANFPNKAAPTYDAVMQMDYLDMVVNESLRLYPAGGRIDRICKKTVEFNGVTIPEGMVVMIPIYVLHHDPAYWPKPEEFRPERFSKENRENIDPYTYLPFGAGPRNCIGMRFALLVVKVAVVALLQNFSFRPCKDTPAMQAEGRRGEAGAGSLLPTHFWVCMGSHTVLRGTAVQNRAAQC; this is encoded by the exons ATGGGATATGGCCCTACCAGACCTTCAAGAAGCTGGGCATTCCTGGCCCACAGCCTGTGCCGTTTTTGGGAACATTCCTGGGGTATCGACAG GATTTTTGATGGCAGGCAGCCCATAATGGCTATTCTGGACCCCGCGCTCATCAAAACCATCTTGGTGAAGGAGTGCTATAGCACTTTTACCAATCGCAGG GTCTTTGGTCTGAGTGGGAGACTGGAGTCAGCTGTTAGCATGGCTGTGGATGACCAGTGGAAAAGGATTCGCACTGTGTTGTCCCCAACATTTACCAGCGGGAAGCTGAAAGAG ATGTTCCCTATCATTGAGAGCTATGGTGAAAAATTAGTGAAAAACATTGAGAAGAAAGTGGCTAACGAAGAGCTCTTGGACATGAAGAA CATTTTTGGAGCCTACAGCATGGATGTGGTGGCCAGCACTTCTTTCAGTGTGGATGTTGACTCCATGAGCAAACCCAATGACCCCTTTGTCACCAACATTAGGAAATTTCTCAAATTCAGTTTCCTAAACCCATTATTCATGTTCATAG TGTTGTTCCCCTTCATGATCCCAGTGCTGGAAAAGATGAATGTGACGCTGTTATCTAATGAAGTCATGGACTTCTTTGATGTCTTcttcatgaaaatgaagaaggaaCGGGAAAAAGGGTACCACATG GACCGAGTGGACTTCCTGCAGCTGATGATTGACTCACAGAGCTCACAGGATGGCTCCAAGTCTGCTGGGGAGAAGGGCTTGTACAAAT CATTAAGTGATGAGGAGATTCTGGCCCAGGCTCTTACCTTTGTCTTTGCTGGTTATGAAACCACCAGCTCCACCCTCAGCTACATCTCCTATCACCTGGCCATGCACCCTGATGTGCAGAAGCGACTCCAGGATGAGATCGATGCAAACTTTCCCAACAAG GCTGCTCCTACATACGATGCAGTTATGCAGATGGACTACCTGGACATGGTGGTGAATGAATCCCTGCGGCTGTACCCTGCTGGGGGGCGGATTGATCGGATCTGCAAGAAGACAGTGGAGTTCAATGGGGTGACCATCCCAGAGGGCATGGTGGTCATGATCCCAATCTATGTGCTTCACCATGACCCGGCATACTGGCCCAAGCCAGAGGAATTCAGGCCTGAGAG GTTTagtaaagaaaacagagagaacaTTGACCCCTACACCTACCTGCCATTTGGGGCCGGCCCCAGGAACTGCATCGGAATGAGATTTGCTCTCCTCGTTGTTAAAGTGGCTGTGGTTGCCCTTCTGCAGAACTTCTCTTTCAGACCCTGCAAAGACACTCCG GCTATGCAGGCTGAAGGACGCAGAGGTGAAGCAGGAGCAGGTTCCCTCCTTCCCACCCATTTTTGGGTTTGCATGGGCTCCCACACTGTGCTGAGGGGAACAGCtgtgcagaacagagctgctcAATGCTGA
- the LOC125700907 gene encoding cytochrome P450 3A24-like isoform X6, giving the protein MCFEKYGKIWGIFDGRQPIMAILDPALIKTILVKECYSTFTNRRVFGLSGRLESAVSMAVDDQWKRIRTVLSPTFTSGKLKEMFPIIESYGEKLVKNIEKKVANEELLDMKNIFGAYSMDVVASTSFSVDVDSMSKPNDPFVTNIRKFLKFSFLNPLFMFIVLFPFMIPVLEKMNVTLLSNEVMDFFDVFFMKMKKEREKGYHMDRVDFLQLMIDSQSSQDGSKSAGEKGLYKSLSDEEILAQALTFVFAGYETTSSTLSYISYHLAMHPDVQKRLQDEIDANFPNKAAPTYDAVMQMDYLDMVVNESLRLYPAGGRIDRICKKTVEFNGVTIPEGMVVMIPIYVLHHDPAYWPKPEEFRPERFSKENRENIDPYTYLPFGAGPRNCIGMRFALLVVKVAVVALLQNFSFRPCKDTPAMQAEGRRGEAGAGSLLPTHFWVCMGSHTVLRGTAVQNRAAQC; this is encoded by the exons atgtgctttgaaaaatatgGTAAAATCTGGGG GATTTTTGATGGCAGGCAGCCCATAATGGCTATTCTGGACCCCGCGCTCATCAAAACCATCTTGGTGAAGGAGTGCTATAGCACTTTTACCAATCGCAGG GTCTTTGGTCTGAGTGGGAGACTGGAGTCAGCTGTTAGCATGGCTGTGGATGACCAGTGGAAAAGGATTCGCACTGTGTTGTCCCCAACATTTACCAGCGGGAAGCTGAAAGAG ATGTTCCCTATCATTGAGAGCTATGGTGAAAAATTAGTGAAAAACATTGAGAAGAAAGTGGCTAACGAAGAGCTCTTGGACATGAAGAA CATTTTTGGAGCCTACAGCATGGATGTGGTGGCCAGCACTTCTTTCAGTGTGGATGTTGACTCCATGAGCAAACCCAATGACCCCTTTGTCACCAACATTAGGAAATTTCTCAAATTCAGTTTCCTAAACCCATTATTCATGTTCATAG TGTTGTTCCCCTTCATGATCCCAGTGCTGGAAAAGATGAATGTGACGCTGTTATCTAATGAAGTCATGGACTTCTTTGATGTCTTcttcatgaaaatgaagaaggaaCGGGAAAAAGGGTACCACATG GACCGAGTGGACTTCCTGCAGCTGATGATTGACTCACAGAGCTCACAGGATGGCTCCAAGTCTGCTGGGGAGAAGGGCTTGTACAAAT CATTAAGTGATGAGGAGATTCTGGCCCAGGCTCTTACCTTTGTCTTTGCTGGTTATGAAACCACCAGCTCCACCCTCAGCTACATCTCCTATCACCTGGCCATGCACCCTGATGTGCAGAAGCGACTCCAGGATGAGATCGATGCAAACTTTCCCAACAAG GCTGCTCCTACATACGATGCAGTTATGCAGATGGACTACCTGGACATGGTGGTGAATGAATCCCTGCGGCTGTACCCTGCTGGGGGGCGGATTGATCGGATCTGCAAGAAGACAGTGGAGTTCAATGGGGTGACCATCCCAGAGGGCATGGTGGTCATGATCCCAATCTATGTGCTTCACCATGACCCGGCATACTGGCCCAAGCCAGAGGAATTCAGGCCTGAGAG GTTTagtaaagaaaacagagagaacaTTGACCCCTACACCTACCTGCCATTTGGGGCCGGCCCCAGGAACTGCATCGGAATGAGATTTGCTCTCCTCGTTGTTAAAGTGGCTGTGGTTGCCCTTCTGCAGAACTTCTCTTTCAGACCCTGCAAAGACACTCCG GCTATGCAGGCTGAAGGACGCAGAGGTGAAGCAGGAGCAGGTTCCCTCCTTCCCACCCATTTTTGGGTTTGCATGGGCTCCCACACTGTGCTGAGGGGAACAGCtgtgcagaacagagctgctcAATGCTGA